One genomic window of Terriglobales bacterium includes the following:
- a CDS encoding tetratricopeptide repeat protein has translation MSLPFICDRRLSCTRALVFSLMCVLMTLPCSGQKPPTRAAAAYRRGVSALKRGDLPAARSAFENVVKLAPADYDGHNSLGWVLLAQGETDAAISHFRNAIRLKPATASAHTNLGSALAMQGKKEEAIAELRQAVKLAPSDAEAHRQLAKALSSKGALAEATLQMRRASQLAPHRAELHDELGSLLAQANNFEDAIGEFSKAVRLEPNIPSSHLHLGIALWKKKELERAITELKRAVELNASDAHSYYYLGSVLEAQGKRAEAIAALKKAVQVQPDYPEAQTELGLMLQRTGETSGAIEAFRRVIQLQPGNPDAHNNLGLALVQAGHADLSIPEFRAALRLRPDDGGYKENLGTAFLQKSDFDAAIGEFQEALKTTPGDATLHYNLALALKLKDQLPEAIAEFSRALDLDPALADAHYSLGVTLWQQGEFSKSAEHLQAAVKIKPDYAEAYYTLGTVLKQQGELTGATAALREAIRLQPDFAGAHTTLAAILRQQGDVAGATAEARAASEITKTKNSLQAATFNTNSGITLLNAGDLAGAIGQLQSAITLAPSYAPAHFYLGRALQMQGKVQEAQEEFRRAEKLDSILKH, from the coding sequence ATGTCCCTTCCATTCATCTGTGATCGCCGTCTCTCGTGTACAAGGGCGCTTGTCTTCTCGTTGATGTGCGTCTTGATGACGCTGCCATGCTCTGGTCAAAAGCCACCAACCCGTGCGGCAGCGGCGTATAGGCGCGGAGTCTCTGCCCTGAAGAGGGGTGACCTCCCAGCAGCGCGCTCTGCGTTTGAAAACGTGGTGAAGCTCGCGCCCGCGGATTATGACGGCCACAACTCTTTAGGCTGGGTGCTTCTGGCTCAAGGTGAGACCGATGCTGCAATCTCGCATTTTCGCAATGCTATCAGGCTCAAACCCGCGACTGCTTCGGCACACACGAACTTGGGAAGCGCTCTGGCCATGCAAGGAAAAAAGGAGGAGGCCATTGCCGAACTACGCCAAGCCGTCAAGCTGGCTCCTTCAGATGCGGAAGCCCATCGGCAGCTTGCAAAGGCGCTGAGTTCAAAGGGGGCACTTGCCGAGGCCACTCTCCAGATGCGTCGCGCCTCGCAGCTTGCGCCGCATCGTGCCGAACTGCACGATGAGCTCGGTTCGCTTCTGGCGCAGGCAAACAACTTTGAGGACGCAATCGGTGAGTTTTCAAAGGCGGTGCGCCTCGAACCAAACATACCGTCTTCCCACCTGCACCTTGGCATTGCATTGTGGAAGAAGAAGGAGCTTGAGCGGGCGATTACAGAACTGAAGCGGGCCGTCGAGCTAAACGCAAGCGACGCTCATAGCTATTACTACCTGGGGTCAGTGTTGGAAGCGCAGGGGAAGCGCGCGGAAGCCATTGCTGCCCTCAAGAAGGCTGTGCAGGTGCAGCCGGATTATCCCGAGGCCCAAACGGAACTAGGACTGATGCTGCAGCGGACGGGTGAAACTTCGGGCGCCATCGAGGCGTTCCGTCGCGTCATTCAGCTTCAGCCCGGTAATCCAGACGCCCACAATAATTTGGGACTTGCGCTTGTGCAAGCAGGGCATGCCGACCTTTCCATCCCGGAGTTTCGTGCGGCTTTGCGACTCCGCCCTGACGACGGTGGATATAAAGAAAATTTGGGCACTGCTTTTCTTCAGAAATCAGATTTCGATGCCGCGATCGGCGAGTTCCAGGAAGCACTCAAGACAACGCCGGGTGATGCGACGCTACACTACAACCTGGCCTTAGCTTTGAAATTGAAGGACCAGCTGCCGGAAGCCATTGCAGAATTTTCGCGGGCACTAGACCTCGACCCCGCGCTTGCAGACGCCCACTACAGCTTGGGTGTAACTCTTTGGCAGCAAGGTGAATTCTCCAAATCAGCAGAACACTTGCAGGCTGCCGTGAAGATCAAGCCAGACTACGCTGAGGCCTATTACACTTTAGGCACCGTACTTAAACAGCAGGGCGAACTGACAGGCGCAACCGCAGCCTTGCGGGAGGCGATTCGCTTGCAGCCCGATTTCGCTGGGGCGCACACCACTCTGGCAGCGATCCTTCGCCAGCAGGGAGATGTCGCTGGCGCAACTGCCGAAGCGCGGGCGGCCTCTGAAATCACTAAGACCAAAAATAGTTTGCAGGCCGCCACGTTTAATACCAATTCTGGAATAACGCTACTCAATGCTGGCGACCTGGCGGGCGCAATTGGGCAACTTCAGAGCGCCATCACGCTTGCCCCCAGTTATGCTCCTGCACATTTTTATCTTGGGCGGGCACTTCAGATGCAGGGCAAAGTTCAAGAAGCTCAGGAAGAATTCCGGCGTGCCGAAAAGCTGGATTCAATCCTAAAACACTAG
- a CDS encoding CRTAC1 family protein, whose amino-acid sequence MTAPKAATIVSQEMLRGPHFRFVCLILALVLMVGGLAFSLQSAELQTSKTQTTARTPAVAYFTDVAQKAGLTMLNVFGGLETKKYITETTGTGVAIFDYDNDGWPDIFLVNGTTLEGFPPGKGPTSHLYRNNHDGTFTDVTAKAGLAGAGWGQGVCVGDYDNDGWEDIFVTYYGKNRLYHNQHGTFAEVGEQAGVAGSGKAWGSGCAFVDYDRDGLLDLVVANYVDFDLQTAPRPGERPSCLWKGVPVMCGPRGLKPAKNILYRNLGNGKFADVTSKSKIDRSDGYYALSISTLDYDNDGWPDIYVACDSTPSILYHNNRDGTFSDVAVSAGAAFNEDGRSQAGMGSTVADFDGDGNLDIFKTNFSDDTSTLYRNNGNGSFSEVTFAAGLGLHTQYLGWGTMFFDFDNDSWPDILLVNGHVYPEVDKYKLGSNYREPRILYHNNGNGTFSDISSSAGPGIATAWSGRGLAVGDLWNDGRLSAVISNMNDRASLLVNQVKNGNHWIAIKTEGTRSNRDGIGARITLKVGKRTLVDEVRSGSSYISNSDMRVHFGLGAATKIDHLQIRWPSGLVEGFRDLAVDTIHTLKEGSGTQVKAEVHSRAFKIFSLQTSPP is encoded by the coding sequence TTGACCGCCCCAAAGGCAGCCACGATAGTATCTCAAGAGATGTTGAGGGGCCCGCACTTCCGGTTCGTCTGCTTGATTCTCGCCCTCGTGCTTATGGTAGGCGGACTGGCTTTCAGCCTCCAAAGCGCGGAGCTTCAGACTTCCAAAACGCAAACCACAGCTCGTACACCAGCGGTGGCTTACTTCACCGACGTCGCGCAGAAGGCCGGCCTAACAATGTTGAACGTGTTCGGTGGGTTAGAGACCAAGAAGTACATCACCGAAACTACCGGGACGGGCGTCGCGATATTCGACTACGACAATGATGGCTGGCCAGACATCTTTCTTGTGAACGGCACCACTCTTGAGGGCTTTCCTCCGGGCAAAGGACCAACCAGTCACCTGTACCGCAACAATCATGACGGCACGTTCACCGACGTCACGGCGAAGGCGGGACTTGCGGGAGCGGGATGGGGACAGGGCGTATGCGTCGGGGATTATGACAACGATGGCTGGGAAGACATTTTTGTCACCTACTACGGCAAAAATCGGCTCTATCACAATCAGCACGGTACATTTGCAGAAGTGGGGGAGCAGGCAGGAGTCGCTGGTTCCGGAAAAGCCTGGGGATCGGGATGCGCTTTCGTGGATTACGACCGGGATGGGCTACTCGACCTGGTGGTGGCCAATTACGTTGATTTCGACCTGCAGACTGCGCCGCGCCCCGGGGAGCGACCGAGTTGTCTCTGGAAAGGTGTGCCGGTGATGTGTGGTCCCCGCGGGCTGAAGCCTGCCAAAAATATTCTCTATCGCAATCTTGGCAACGGAAAATTTGCGGACGTCACCAGCAAAAGCAAGATTGACCGAAGCGACGGCTATTACGCTTTGAGCATTTCAACTCTGGATTACGATAATGACGGCTGGCCCGATATTTACGTCGCTTGTGACAGCACGCCCAGCATCCTCTATCACAACAATCGTGACGGCACCTTTAGTGACGTAGCCGTAAGCGCGGGAGCCGCCTTCAACGAGGACGGCCGCAGCCAGGCGGGTATGGGTTCTACGGTGGCGGATTTCGATGGGGACGGAAATCTAGACATCTTCAAGACCAATTTCTCTGACGACACCTCAACACTCTATCGCAATAACGGCAACGGAAGCTTTTCCGAAGTGACTTTCGCGGCCGGACTGGGATTGCACACCCAATATCTAGGATGGGGCACGATGTTTTTCGATTTTGATAACGATTCCTGGCCCGACATTCTACTGGTCAATGGACACGTTTACCCCGAAGTAGACAAGTACAAACTGGGCAGCAACTATCGTGAACCGCGAATTCTGTATCACAACAATGGCAACGGGACTTTCAGCGACATTTCAAGTTCCGCCGGCCCCGGCATCGCGACGGCCTGGTCGGGCCGCGGACTCGCGGTGGGTGATCTTTGGAATGATGGGCGACTTTCTGCGGTGATCAGCAATATGAATGATCGAGCGAGTCTGTTGGTGAACCAAGTCAAGAATGGCAACCACTGGATCGCGATTAAGACCGAAGGCACGCGCTCCAATCGGGATGGTATCGGCGCACGCATCACGCTCAAGGTGGGCAAGCGCACGTTGGTGGATGAAGTCCGCAGCGGCTCCAGCTACATCTCGAACAGTGACATGCGCGTCCACTTCGGACTCGGAGCCGCCACGAAGATTGACCATCTACAGATTCGCTGGCCGAGCGGACTAGTTGAGGGTTTCCGAGACCTTGCCGTGGATACCATTCATACCTTGAAGGAAGGTTCGGGAACACAGGTCAAAGCGGAAGTCCACTCGCGGGCTTTTAAGATTTTCTCCCTTCAAACCTCACCGCCTTAA